One window of the Primulina eburnea isolate SZY01 chromosome 18, ASM2296580v1, whole genome shotgun sequence genome contains the following:
- the LOC140819623 gene encoding uncharacterized protein has product MQLIISQFQELRPPKFFGNESGEKAASWLKSINHLFNLLEYSQDIKLKLAIYQLKDRAQLWWEATEEAMRDSGESITWDAFHAHFTQEYAPPSYYAAKEEEFNQLVQGNKSVVEYASQFSALLPYVPHVARNDQAKLSRFLHGLQRTVHTLVMTGSPNTYIQAVEKAKKIEASLLRGDPQPGPSSVSQGSGSSMSMPVDLPLHQPVQSYQQPKQQRYKAK; this is encoded by the coding sequence ATGCAATTAATAATTTCTCAGTTTCAAGAATTACGTCCTCCAAAATTCTTTGGCAACGAGAGCGGAGAAAAAGCAGCAAGCTGGTTGAAAAGTATAAATCATCTATTTAATTTGTTGGAGTATTCCCAAGATATTAAATTGAAGCTTGCCATCTACCAACTTAAAGATCGAGCACAACTCTGGTGGGAAGCCACAGAGGAAGCAATGAGGGACTCTGGTGAAAGTATTACTTGGGATGCTTTTCATGCTCACTTTACCCAGGAATATGCACCACCATCATATTATGCTGCTAAAGAAGAAGAGTTCAATCAGTTGGTGCAGGGAAACAAATCAGTGGTGGAATATGCTTCACAGTTTTCTGCTCTTTTGCCCTATGTTCCACATGTTGCCAGGAATGATCAGGCTAAACTATCACGTTTTCTGCATGGGTTGCAGCGGACTGTTCATACGTTGGTAATGACTGGATCGCCTAATACGTATATTCAAGCAGTGGAAAAGGCGAAGAAAATTGAAGCAAGTTTGCTCAGAGGAGACCCACAGCCAGGTCCATCATCTGTTTCTCAGGGATCTGGGAGTAGTATGTCAATGCCAGTGGATTTACCTCTACATCAGCCTGTACAGTCATACCAACAACCCAAACAGCAGAGGTACAAGGCAAAatga